From the Phyllobacterium zundukense genome, one window contains:
- a CDS encoding deaminase, whose protein sequence is MKQLTSTTNILDALLDAMEHQIIPMTEEGVAAGNKVFGAALLRKSDLSVVLAETNNETENPLWHGEVHTLKRFYEISDGRRPDPCDLIFLSTHEPCSMCLSAITWAGFDNFYYFFSHEDSRDAFAIPHDLKILKEVFTLEPGGYNRENAFWKSYSIHKMIAELPEPDRDRLQKRAAAISDKYAELSQLYQAGKDKNSIPLN, encoded by the coding sequence ATGAAGCAGCTGACCTCAACAACGAATATTCTCGACGCGCTGCTGGACGCGATGGAGCACCAAATTATTCCAATGACGGAAGAGGGCGTTGCGGCAGGCAACAAGGTTTTTGGCGCGGCCTTGCTTCGCAAATCGGATCTTTCAGTCGTGCTTGCAGAAACAAACAATGAAACGGAAAACCCGCTCTGGCATGGCGAAGTCCACACGTTGAAGCGGTTCTACGAGATCAGTGACGGCAGGCGTCCTGATCCATGCGATCTGATTTTCCTCTCGACCCATGAACCCTGTTCAATGTGTCTTTCGGCGATAACCTGGGCGGGCTTTGATAATTTCTATTACTTCTTCAGCCATGAAGACTCGCGCGACGCATTTGCCATTCCGCATGACCTCAAAATCCTCAAGGAAGTTTTCACCCTGGAGCCTGGCGGTTACAATCGGGAGAACGCGTTCTGGAAAAGCTACTCCATCCACAAGATGATCGCCGAGCTGCCTGAACCAGATAGGGACAGACTGCAGAAGCGCGCGGCAGCGATCAGCGACAAATATGCCGAGCTTTCGCAGCTTTATCAGGCTGGCAAAGACAAGAACTCCATTCCGCTTAATTGA
- a CDS encoding ureidoglycolate lyase has protein sequence MREILVQPLTREAFRPFGDVIEIDGADSFPINHGMCMRYHDLAKVETTGENARTLISLLRGKPYELPLRLEMVERHPFGSQAFVPLSQNPFLVVAAHEQPDGPGDPVAFLTKTGQGVNIHRNIWHGILTPLEGHSDFVVIDRGGDGINLQEHFYREPFLIR, from the coding sequence ATGCGCGAGATCCTTGTTCAACCATTGACCCGGGAGGCCTTTCGGCCTTTCGGGGATGTTATCGAGATCGATGGGGCTGACAGCTTTCCGATCAACCATGGCATGTGCATGCGCTATCACGACCTGGCCAAGGTCGAAACGACGGGCGAAAATGCCCGGACCTTGATCAGCCTGCTGCGCGGCAAGCCTTACGAATTGCCGCTAAGGCTTGAAATGGTTGAGCGCCACCCTTTCGGCAGCCAGGCATTCGTGCCGTTGTCGCAGAATCCCTTTCTGGTGGTGGCCGCTCATGAACAGCCGGACGGCCCAGGTGATCCAGTCGCTTTTCTGACGAAGACTGGCCAGGGCGTAAATATCCATCGCAATATCTGGCATGGCATTTTGACACCGCTCGAAGGCCACTCCGATTTCGTCGTCATCGACCGCGGTGGTGATGGCATCAATCTGCAAGAGCATTTCTATCGCGAACCGTTTCTCATTCGCTGA
- the tam gene encoding trans-aconitate 2-methyltransferase — protein MAKPAWSPGQYLKFEDERTRPANDLLSAVPNREVKFAVDLGCGPGNSTEVLVKRFPQAVVLGIDSSAEMIAEAQSRLPSCNFATADVDSWQPHQNADLLYGNAVMQWLPDHERLFPRLMGFLNAGGSLAIQMPDNLEEPTHVAMREVASGGSWADRMAKADFARTTIGNASFYYQLLRPLSQRVEVWRTTYHHPLQGLDGIVEWFKGSGLRPYLSLLDEDERLPFLEKYKERISQSYHLMKDGMVLLPFPRIFIVATR, from the coding sequence ATGGCAAAGCCAGCATGGTCGCCGGGACAGTATCTTAAATTCGAGGACGAGCGCACCCGCCCGGCAAACGATCTGCTTTCCGCTGTTCCCAACAGGGAAGTTAAATTTGCTGTCGATCTTGGGTGCGGTCCGGGCAACTCCACCGAGGTGCTTGTGAAGCGGTTTCCACAGGCCGTCGTTCTGGGCATCGATTCTTCTGCAGAGATGATTGCAGAGGCCCAATCGAGACTACCCAGCTGCAATTTTGCAACGGCCGATGTGGATAGCTGGCAGCCGCACCAGAATGCCGATCTTCTCTATGGCAACGCTGTGATGCAATGGCTGCCAGACCACGAGCGGTTGTTTCCAAGATTGATGGGTTTTTTGAATGCAGGCGGTTCCCTGGCGATACAGATGCCGGACAATCTGGAGGAGCCGACGCATGTGGCGATGCGCGAAGTAGCCTCAGGGGGAAGCTGGGCAGACAGAATGGCAAAAGCGGATTTCGCTCGCACCACGATAGGAAACGCCTCCTTCTATTATCAATTGCTCCGGCCGCTTAGCCAACGAGTCGAGGTCTGGCGTACCACCTATCATCATCCCTTGCAGGGGCTTGATGGTATCGTCGAATGGTTCAAGGGCTCCGGGCTGCGGCCATATCTGTCCTTGCTTGACGAGGACGAGCGATTGCCCTTTCTTGAAAAATACAAGGAGCGCATCTCACAGTCTTATCACCTGATGAAAGACGGCATGGTACTCTTGCCATTTCCACGTATTTTCATCGTTGCCACGCGGTAA
- the xdhB gene encoding xanthine dehydrogenase molybdopterin binding subunit → MNSIQPIARIRGGVHEQQPHESGHKHVAGSAEYIDDMPEPSDTLHAYLGLSQRAHAEIVSVDYEAVRACAGVIGILTVDDIPGHNDVSPAGKHDDPVFAIKVEFHGQPIFAVIAETRQIARQAAAKVKIEYRDLDHVTDVLEAEKANYPLVIDPLKLERGDIASGLANAKNRVRGEMRIGGQDHFYLEGHIAFAIPGEDDDVTVFSSTQHPSETQHMIGHVLGVPSNAVTVNVRRMGGGFGGKETQANLFAAVAAIAAKKYHRAVKIRPDRDDDMVATGKRHDFHVTYELGFDDQGRIEAVDATYSARCGFSADLSGPVTDRALFHADNCYFYPNVRLRSRPLKTNTVSNTAFRGFGGPQGMVGGERMIEEIAYALGKDPLEIRKANFYGGEGRNVTPYHQTVEDNIIPQIIAELEESSEYAARREAIVNFNRQSRIIKRGIALTPVKFGISFTKTEYNQAGALVHVYTDGSIHLNHGGTEMGQGLNTKIAQVVADEFQVDLDRIKITATTTAKVPNTSATAASSGSDLNGMAAANAAQQIKDRLVQFAVEQYGVMKEQVVFEPNTVRAGDQLIPFPEFIRAAYGARVQLSAAGFYKTPKIHWSRAEGRGRPFYYFAYGASVSEVSIDTLTGEYQVDRTDILHDVGKSLNPALDLGQVEGAFVQGMGWLTTEELWWDAKGRLRTHAPSTYKIPLASDRPRQFNVNLASWSVNREETIRRSKAVGEPPFMLAISVLEAISMAVASVADYRISPRLDAPATPERVLMAIERLRTADRGK, encoded by the coding sequence ATGAACTCAATTCAGCCGATAGCCCGCATCCGCGGCGGTGTTCACGAACAGCAGCCACATGAGTCGGGCCACAAACATGTCGCTGGCTCAGCCGAATACATTGATGACATGCCTGAGCCGTCCGATACGCTGCACGCCTATCTTGGCCTGTCACAACGCGCGCACGCCGAAATTGTGTCCGTTGACTATGAAGCGGTCAGGGCTTGCGCCGGCGTTATCGGGATTCTTACGGTTGATGATATTCCCGGCCACAACGACGTCAGTCCTGCCGGCAAACATGATGATCCGGTGTTTGCCATCAAGGTCGAATTCCATGGTCAGCCCATCTTTGCTGTGATTGCTGAAACACGGCAGATTGCGCGGCAGGCGGCCGCGAAAGTCAAAATAGAATATCGCGATCTTGACCATGTCACCGATGTGTTGGAAGCCGAAAAAGCCAATTATCCGCTGGTGATCGATCCGCTGAAGCTTGAGCGCGGCGATATTGCGTCGGGTCTCGCCAATGCCAAGAACCGCGTCCGCGGCGAGATGCGCATTGGCGGTCAGGACCATTTCTATCTGGAGGGTCACATCGCTTTCGCCATACCCGGCGAAGATGACGACGTGACGGTTTTTTCCTCGACCCAGCATCCGAGCGAAACGCAGCATATGATCGGCCACGTTCTGGGCGTTCCTTCCAATGCCGTGACGGTCAATGTGCGGCGCATGGGCGGTGGCTTCGGCGGTAAGGAAACGCAGGCCAACCTCTTCGCTGCTGTCGCGGCAATCGCTGCCAAGAAGTATCACCGGGCAGTGAAAATTAGGCCGGACCGGGACGACGATATGGTCGCGACGGGAAAGCGCCACGACTTCCACGTGACCTACGAACTCGGCTTTGACGATCAGGGCCGCATTGAAGCGGTGGACGCCACATATTCAGCGCGTTGCGGCTTTTCAGCCGACCTCTCCGGGCCGGTGACGGACCGGGCTCTCTTCCACGCCGATAATTGCTATTTCTATCCGAATGTGCGGTTGCGTTCGCGGCCCCTGAAAACAAACACCGTCTCCAATACCGCATTTCGCGGCTTCGGCGGCCCGCAAGGGATGGTTGGCGGTGAGCGGATGATCGAGGAAATCGCCTATGCGCTTGGCAAGGATCCGCTGGAAATTCGCAAGGCCAATTTCTACGGTGGCGAAGGCCGGAATGTTACGCCCTACCATCAGACGGTCGAAGACAACATCATCCCGCAGATCATTGCGGAACTTGAAGAGTCTTCCGAATACGCGGCGCGGCGCGAGGCGATTGTCAACTTCAATCGGCAAAGCCGGATCATCAAGCGTGGCATAGCGCTGACTCCGGTGAAATTCGGCATTTCTTTCACCAAGACCGAGTATAATCAGGCTGGCGCGTTGGTCCACGTCTATACTGACGGTTCGATCCATCTCAACCACGGCGGAACCGAGATGGGACAGGGGCTGAACACCAAGATAGCCCAGGTTGTTGCCGATGAATTCCAGGTCGATCTCGACCGCATCAAGATTACGGCAACGACGACGGCGAAGGTACCGAACACATCTGCTACCGCTGCATCCTCCGGCTCCGATCTCAACGGCATGGCGGCAGCCAATGCGGCTCAGCAGATCAAGGATCGCCTGGTCCAGTTTGCGGTGGAACAATACGGCGTGATGAAAGAGCAAGTCGTCTTCGAGCCGAATACGGTGCGGGCTGGTGATCAGCTCATTCCATTTCCGGAATTTATCAGGGCGGCCTACGGCGCCCGTGTGCAACTCTCCGCTGCAGGCTTTTACAAGACACCCAAAATCCATTGGAGCCGGGCAGAGGGCAGGGGCCGTCCCTTCTACTATTTTGCCTATGGTGCCTCCGTGTCGGAAGTCAGTATCGATACCTTGACCGGCGAATACCAGGTCGATCGCACCGATATCCTGCATGACGTCGGCAAGTCGCTGAACCCGGCGCTCGATCTCGGTCAAGTCGAAGGCGCTTTCGTTCAAGGAATGGGTTGGCTGACGACCGAAGAACTTTGGTGGGATGCCAAGGGCCGGCTGCGCACGCATGCGCCGTCCACCTACAAGATCCCGCTTGCGTCGGACCGCCCCCGCCAGTTCAACGTCAATCTTGCCAGCTGGTCCGTCAACCGCGAGGAGACGATCCGCCGGTCCAAGGCAGTGGGCGAGCCACCCTTCATGCT
- a CDS encoding NCS2 family permease produces MLEKLFKLSDHNTTVRTEVLAGLTTFLTMSYIIFVNPEILSSTGVDRNAVFVATCIAAALGSAVMAMVANWPIGMAPGMGLNAFFAFTVVAAMGFTWQQALGAVFISGCIFLLLTVTGIRSWLVAGIPKSLRSAIAAGIGLFLAFIALKNSGIIVANPATFVGLGHLGSTGTLLAILGFFVIAALDALKVRGSILIGILVVTILSMILGVSEFKGVFSAPPSLAPTFLQLDITGALHTGLLQVILVFVLVEVFDATGTLIGVSKRAGLIEEGKPNNLGRALFADSTAIVAGSLLGTSSTTAYVESASGVQAGGRTGLTALTIAVLFLAALFIAPLAASVPGYATAPALLYVAGLMMHELVDIEWSDVTESTPAALTALMIPFTYSIANGLAFGFISYVVLKTFTGRVSVIHPATWLVAILFVVRFALFPA; encoded by the coding sequence ATGCTCGAGAAGCTTTTCAAGCTTAGCGACCACAACACGACTGTGCGTACGGAAGTGTTGGCCGGACTGACGACATTCCTGACGATGTCGTACATTATTTTTGTCAATCCAGAGATTCTGTCTTCCACCGGCGTGGATCGCAATGCGGTGTTTGTCGCAACCTGTATCGCGGCTGCTCTCGGCTCGGCGGTCATGGCTATGGTAGCCAATTGGCCCATCGGTATGGCTCCTGGGATGGGCCTCAATGCTTTCTTTGCCTTCACTGTCGTGGCGGCCATGGGCTTCACCTGGCAGCAGGCACTTGGCGCCGTCTTCATTTCCGGCTGCATCTTCCTGCTGCTTACGGTGACAGGGATACGAAGCTGGCTCGTTGCAGGAATTCCCAAATCGTTGCGCAGCGCGATCGCGGCCGGTATAGGTCTTTTCCTCGCATTCATTGCTTTGAAAAATTCCGGCATCATCGTCGCCAATCCCGCAACATTTGTTGGGCTTGGCCATCTCGGCAGCACTGGTACGCTGCTTGCTATTCTTGGCTTCTTCGTTATCGCTGCGCTTGATGCACTCAAGGTGCGCGGATCGATCCTGATTGGCATACTGGTCGTGACCATCCTGTCGATGATCCTCGGGGTGAGCGAATTCAAGGGCGTATTCTCGGCACCGCCAAGTCTGGCGCCAACCTTTCTTCAGCTGGATATTACCGGTGCTTTGCATACGGGGCTCCTGCAGGTCATCCTGGTATTCGTGCTCGTTGAAGTCTTCGACGCGACCGGAACCTTGATCGGTGTCAGCAAGCGCGCCGGGCTGATCGAAGAGGGAAAGCCGAACAATCTTGGCCGTGCCCTGTTCGCCGACAGTACGGCGATCGTGGCCGGCTCCTTGCTCGGCACCAGCAGCACAACGGCCTATGTCGAAAGCGCATCCGGCGTTCAGGCAGGCGGGCGCACCGGACTGACTGCCTTGACCATTGCGGTCCTGTTTCTGGCGGCGCTGTTTATTGCACCTCTGGCAGCATCCGTACCCGGCTATGCAACCGCCCCGGCCTTGCTTTACGTTGCTGGTCTCATGATGCACGAGCTTGTCGATATCGAATGGAGCGATGTCACCGAATCGACGCCTGCGGCGCTGACCGCATTGATGATCCCGTTCACCTATTCGATTGCCAACGGCCTCGCCTTCGGCTTCATCAGCTATGTGGTGCTGAAGACGTTCACAGGTCGGGTAAGTGTTATCCATCCGGCGACATGGCTGGTTGCGATCCTCTTCGTTGTGCGATTTGCGCTGTTCCCTGCTTAA
- the alc gene encoding allantoicase produces MSSPVEDLPAFAKNSINLASAGLGAKPLFATDEFFAPLERMLNDDPAIFYPEKFDDHGKWMDGWETRRRRSSGHDYAIVQLAAPGTIAGFDVDTAHFTGNYPPACRIEACNSTGEPDDATEWTEVLGLSQLGPSAQHYFACASNAVWSHVRLHIHPDGGVARLRVYGQPSLDTSNVSGSAVDLASSLLGGRVVAMSNAHYGHQRLLAPGRGLNMGDGWETRRRREPGNDWIIIKLAARGTIESAIVDTAYFKGNYPDACSIQVADLGDAGESLDELVVASSMFWEEILPQQKLAADTVHEYGPNQIRQNGAVTHARFNIYPDGGVSRLRLFGKIVRG; encoded by the coding sequence ATGTCAAGTCCCGTTGAAGACCTACCCGCATTCGCAAAGAATTCGATCAATCTCGCCTCGGCGGGATTGGGTGCAAAGCCGCTTTTTGCAACCGACGAGTTCTTTGCCCCTTTGGAGCGTATGCTGAACGATGATCCCGCGATCTTCTATCCCGAGAAGTTCGACGATCACGGCAAGTGGATGGACGGCTGGGAGACACGCCGGCGCCGCAGCAGCGGCCATGATTATGCGATTGTCCAACTTGCTGCTCCCGGAACGATCGCCGGCTTCGATGTCGACACCGCGCATTTCACCGGAAACTATCCTCCGGCCTGCCGCATTGAAGCATGCAATTCTACGGGTGAACCCGACGATGCAACCGAATGGACCGAGGTGCTCGGTCTGAGCCAGTTGGGGCCAAGCGCACAGCATTATTTTGCCTGCGCGTCAAACGCGGTCTGGAGCCATGTTCGCCTGCATATCCATCCGGATGGCGGTGTGGCGCGGCTGCGGGTTTACGGCCAGCCCTCATTGGATACGAGCAATGTCAGCGGTTCAGCCGTCGATCTCGCCTCGTCGCTCCTCGGCGGGCGTGTCGTCGCCATGTCGAACGCTCATTATGGTCATCAGCGTCTTCTGGCACCCGGCCGGGGACTCAACATGGGTGACGGCTGGGAAACGCGCCGTCGCCGTGAACCGGGCAATGACTGGATCATCATCAAGCTTGCAGCCCGCGGAACAATCGAAAGCGCGATCGTCGATACCGCATATTTCAAGGGCAATTACCCGGATGCCTGTTCCATCCAGGTCGCCGATCTTGGCGATGCCGGCGAGAGCCTCGATGAGCTGGTTGTCGCCTCGTCCATGTTCTGGGAAGAAATCCTGCCGCAGCAAAAACTGGCTGCCGATACTGTCCATGAATATGGACCCAATCAGATCAGGCAAAACGGTGCGGTAACGCACGCGCGATTCAACATCTACCCGGATGGTGGCGTCAGCAGGTTACGTCTGTTTGGCAAGATCGTTCGCGGATAG
- the xdhA gene encoding xanthine dehydrogenase small subunit produces MEIQIRISIRFLLNDKIIERADVSPTETLLDFLRLTRKLRGTKEGCAEGDCGACTVLVGRLFNGQLKYESVNACIRFVGSLDGCHVVTVEALAGMDGTLHPVQQAMVDTHASQCGFCTPGFVMSLYGLWMQNPQPNTQEIEKALQGNLCRCTGYAAIIRAAESVSTVGDLKKDPLVAERARVTGQLLALKDGKRVVVGEGKQQLVLPANVDDFADVLENNPNATIVAGSTDVGLWVTKFMREIGPVVFISHLDELRQISESEGALTLGAGVSYTEAYPSIIRHFPQLTELWNRIGGEQVRNMGTIGGNVANGSPIGDTPPALIGLGATVLLRKGKIRRSVPIEEYFIEYGKQDRSPGEFVEAIQIPYLDAEDLFGAYKISKRLDEDISSVCGAFRIGLDDRGRVKSAVIAFGGMAGTPKRACSVEKVLTGAVWDEGTIEKASAAFSDDFTPLTDWRASADYRLLVAKNLLRRFYLETGGEKNIRLNRYEAAFG; encoded by the coding sequence ATGGAAATCCAGATCCGCATCAGCATCCGGTTTCTGCTGAACGACAAAATCATCGAACGAGCCGATGTTTCCCCGACGGAAACACTTCTCGATTTTCTCCGGCTGACACGTAAATTGCGCGGCACGAAGGAAGGTTGTGCAGAGGGCGATTGCGGCGCGTGCACGGTTCTCGTCGGGCGGCTGTTCAATGGCCAACTCAAATATGAATCGGTAAATGCCTGCATCCGGTTCGTCGGTTCGCTGGATGGCTGTCACGTCGTCACAGTCGAGGCGCTGGCTGGAATGGACGGAACCCTGCATCCGGTGCAGCAGGCGATGGTAGATACCCACGCCTCGCAGTGCGGCTTCTGTACCCCCGGTTTTGTCATGTCGCTCTACGGATTGTGGATGCAGAATCCGCAACCAAACACCCAGGAAATCGAGAAGGCACTGCAGGGCAATCTTTGCCGCTGCACCGGTTATGCAGCCATCATCCGCGCCGCCGAGAGTGTCTCGACAGTCGGGGATTTGAAGAAAGACCCGCTGGTGGCCGAACGGGCGCGCGTTACCGGACAACTGCTTGCGCTGAAAGACGGCAAGCGCGTTGTTGTCGGCGAGGGCAAGCAACAGCTTGTTCTTCCCGCCAACGTCGATGACTTCGCGGACGTGCTGGAGAACAACCCGAATGCCACCATCGTCGCAGGCTCGACTGATGTCGGGCTTTGGGTAACGAAGTTCATGCGCGAGATCGGGCCGGTTGTGTTCATTTCGCATCTGGACGAGTTGCGCCAGATCAGTGAAAGCGAGGGTGCTCTGACACTTGGTGCAGGTGTCAGTTACACGGAGGCCTATCCCTCCATCATCCGCCATTTCCCGCAATTGACGGAATTGTGGAACCGCATTGGCGGTGAGCAGGTTCGCAACATGGGAACGATCGGCGGCAATGTGGCCAATGGTTCGCCGATCGGTGACACACCACCCGCTCTGATCGGACTTGGCGCGACCGTCCTGTTGCGCAAGGGTAAAATCCGCCGATCGGTTCCGATCGAGGAATACTTCATTGAGTACGGCAAACAGGACCGTTCGCCCGGCGAATTCGTCGAAGCGATCCAAATCCCCTATCTCGATGCCGAAGATCTTTTCGGTGCCTACAAGATTTCCAAACGCTTGGACGAAGATATCTCATCCGTCTGCGGGGCATTCCGGATCGGTCTCGATGACCGAGGCAGGGTCAAGAGTGCGGTCATCGCCTTTGGCGGCATGGCCGGCACGCCGAAGCGGGCTTGCTCAGTTGAAAAGGTATTGACCGGCGCTGTGTGGGACGAAGGGACGATTGAAAAGGCGTCAGCTGCGTTCTCCGACGATTTCACACCGCTGACGGATTGGCGCGCCTCGGCAGACTATCGCCTGTTGGTGGCAAAGAATCTGCTGCGGCGTTTCTATCTCGAAACGGGTGGTGAGAAGAACATTCGATTGAACCGCTATGAAGCGGCGTTTGGGTGA
- the puuE gene encoding allantoinase PuuE, with protein sequence MRYPRDMHGYGATPPQANWPDGARIAVQFVVNYEEGGENCVLHGDAASEAFLSEIVGAQAWPDQRHWNMESIYEYGARAGFWRLHRLLTAKNVPATVYGIAIALQRSPAQVRAMLDADWEIASHGLKWIDYKDYSKEAEREHMLEAIRIHSAVTGARPRGWYTGRCSINTVDLVTEETGFDYVSDSYADDLPYWHEHGGRHQLVIPYTLDANDMRFATPQGFNSGDQFFAYLKDSFDTLYAEGEAGFPKMMSIGLHCRLAGRPGRVAALSRFIDYVQGHEKIWLARRVDIARHWAINHPYKPQGTRPSALDKAAFVERFGGVFEHSDWIARRAYAAELSPAHDNAVGLHAALTVAFRSASSDERLGVLNAHPDLAGKLAQAKRLTESSTREQASAGLDALTDNEREQFTALNARYVETFGFPFIIAVKGRSKDEILSAFRTRISNDRQTEFNTACREVERIALLRLQAMLPN encoded by the coding sequence ATGAGATATCCGAGGGACATGCACGGTTATGGCGCGACCCCGCCGCAAGCCAATTGGCCGGATGGCGCACGGATCGCAGTTCAGTTCGTCGTCAATTACGAGGAAGGCGGCGAGAACTGCGTCTTGCACGGGGATGCGGCTTCCGAAGCATTCCTTTCGGAGATCGTCGGCGCGCAGGCCTGGCCCGACCAGCGGCACTGGAACATGGAGTCGATCTACGAATATGGCGCGCGCGCCGGGTTCTGGCGTCTGCATAGGCTGCTTACCGCGAAGAATGTTCCAGCTACGGTTTACGGTATTGCGATAGCCCTGCAGCGCTCACCGGCACAAGTGCGGGCCATGCTCGATGCGGATTGGGAGATCGCGTCCCATGGCTTGAAATGGATCGACTACAAGGATTACAGCAAAGAGGCCGAGCGCGAGCACATGCTCGAAGCCATTCGCATCCATAGCGCCGTTACCGGCGCGCGCCCACGCGGCTGGTACACGGGCCGTTGCTCCATCAATACGGTCGACCTTGTGACGGAAGAAACCGGTTTCGACTATGTCTCCGATTCCTATGCCGACGACTTGCCCTATTGGCACGAACATGGCGGTCGGCACCAGCTCGTCATTCCTTATACGCTCGACGCCAACGACATGCGGTTCGCTACGCCGCAGGGTTTCAATTCAGGCGACCAGTTCTTCGCCTATCTGAAGGATAGCTTCGACACCCTCTACGCGGAAGGCGAAGCCGGTTTCCCAAAAATGATGAGCATCGGTCTGCATTGCCGCCTTGCGGGCCGGCCAGGGCGAGTTGCCGCCCTCTCCCGTTTTATCGATTATGTGCAGGGTCACGAAAAAATCTGGCTTGCACGCCGCGTCGACATTGCGCGGCACTGGGCGATCAATCACCCATACAAGCCGCAAGGCACCCGACCGTCAGCTCTTGATAAAGCCGCATTCGTCGAACGCTTCGGCGGTGTCTTCGAGCATTCGGACTGGATTGCCCGCCGCGCCTATGCCGCGGAACTTTCGCCAGCGCATGACAATGCTGTCGGGCTTCATGCTGCACTCACTGTCGCCTTTCGCAGCGCCTCGAGCGACGAACGTCTCGGCGTCCTGAACGCACACCCGGATCTTGCCGGCAAGCTGGCGCAAGCCAAGCGGCTAACCGAAAGCTCGACAAGGGAACAGGCCTCTGCTGGCCTCGATGCCCTGACTGACAACGAGCGCGAGCAGTTCACCGCACTCAATGCGCGCTATGTCGAGACTTTTGGATTCCCCTTCATCATTGCGGTCAAGGGCCGCAGCAAGGATGAAATCCTTAGCGCCTTCCGGACCCGGATCTCCAACGATCGCCAAACCGAATTCAACACTGCGTGCCGAGAGGTGGAGAGGATCGCCCTTCTCCGGCTTCAGGCCATGCTGCCAAACTGA
- the uraH gene encoding hydroxyisourate hydrolase, with the protein MSRQNEAAGRLTTHVLDTASGKPAAKLRIDLFRIDGDRLMPLHSTRTNEDGRCNKPLLTGADMRSGAYELRFHVGEYFGSEPAIGQTPFLDVVPIRFGIDDENVHYHVPLLVAPFGYSTYRGS; encoded by the coding sequence ATGAGCCGACAGAACGAAGCAGCCGGACGCCTGACCACTCATGTGCTCGATACGGCGAGCGGCAAGCCTGCTGCCAAACTCCGGATCGACCTCTTTCGCATCGACGGCGATCGCTTGATGCCTTTGCACAGCACGCGGACCAATGAGGACGGACGCTGCAACAAGCCGCTGCTGACTGGCGCGGATATGCGTTCGGGCGCCTACGAACTTCGCTTTCACGTCGGCGAGTATTTCGGCAGTGAGCCAGCGATTGGTCAAACACCATTTCTCGACGTGGTTCCGATCCGTTTCGGCATCGATGACGAGAATGTGCATTACCATGTGCCGCTTCTCGTCGCGCCGTTTGGCTATTCAACCTATCGCGGGAGCTGA